Proteins co-encoded in one Flavobacterium fluviale genomic window:
- a CDS encoding acetate/propionate family kinase: MKILIINSGSSSIKYQLMVMPANEVICSGMIDRIGLETSNITFKTASNSYEEILPIPTHKVGLQKVADLLLDPETGVIKTTSEIAAVGHRVVHGGSYFSDTTIITDEVKEKIKELSELAPLHNPAHLVGINVAEEIFADAKQVAVFDTAFHQTIPVEAHKYAIPNFLLTEHKVRVYGFHGTSHKYVSEKAISYLEQHSKIITIHLGNGCSMTAVKDGKSIDTTMGFSPANGLIMGTRAGDIDQSVIFYMVKSLGYTPDEVNSILLKQSGMLGLTGYSDLRDIESKAEEGNKDCELALLMNAYRIRKTIGAYAAALNGLDAIVFTAGIGENSSFMRNLICTDMDYFGIQIDAEKNKIRSKELREINTADSTVKVLVVPTDEEYEIANQVFQLLEN; this comes from the coding sequence ATGAAAATACTAATTATAAATTCAGGAAGTTCTTCAATTAAATATCAACTAATGGTTATGCCGGCCAACGAAGTAATTTGTAGCGGTATGATTGATCGAATTGGTTTAGAAACTTCAAATATTACTTTTAAAACGGCTTCAAATTCGTATGAAGAAATATTACCGATTCCAACGCATAAAGTAGGATTACAAAAGGTTGCAGATTTACTTTTGGATCCTGAAACCGGCGTAATCAAAACGACATCGGAAATTGCGGCGGTTGGACATCGTGTTGTTCACGGAGGAAGTTATTTCTCTGATACAACAATTATAACAGATGAAGTTAAAGAGAAAATCAAAGAACTTTCAGAATTAGCGCCGCTTCACAATCCGGCACATTTAGTTGGGATTAATGTTGCAGAAGAAATTTTTGCAGATGCTAAACAAGTGGCAGTTTTTGACACTGCTTTCCATCAAACAATTCCAGTTGAAGCGCACAAATATGCAATTCCAAATTTCCTTTTAACAGAACATAAAGTTCGTGTCTATGGCTTTCATGGAACAAGTCATAAATATGTTTCAGAAAAAGCGATTAGTTATTTAGAGCAGCATTCCAAGATAATCACCATTCACTTAGGAAATGGCTGCAGTATGACCGCTGTAAAAGACGGAAAAAGTATTGATACCACAATGGGCTTTTCACCGGCAAATGGTTTAATTATGGGAACGCGCGCCGGAGATATTGATCAATCTGTTATCTTTTATATGGTTAAAAGTCTTGGATATACACCAGATGAAGTAAATTCGATTCTATTGAAACAAAGCGGAATGCTGGGTTTAACGGGCTACAGTGATTTAAGAGATATTGAATCAAAAGCGGAAGAAGGAAATAAAGACTGTGAATTGGCTTTATTGATGAATGCCTACAGAATTAGAAAAACAATCGGAGCATACGCAGCAGCTTTAAACGGATTGGATGCTATTGTTTTTACTGCTGGAATTGGAGAAAATTCCTCATTTATGCGTAATTTAATCTGTACAGATATGGATTATTTTGGCATTCAAATTGACGCAGAAAAAAATAAAATCCGTTCAAAAGAATTGAGAGAAATTAATACAGCAGATTCAACTGTAAAAGTTCTAGTTGTTCCAACAGACGAAGAATATGAAATTGCAAATCAGGTTTTTCAATTACTAGAGAATTAA